One Pyrus communis chromosome 13, drPyrComm1.1, whole genome shotgun sequence genomic window carries:
- the LOC137713617 gene encoding uncharacterized protein — protein MATSAFKSTTKRTPIGASKAPPEDSASFNRKASHRRSRSLSCFSRGLPERTPAADDYDDNRVPSRGRFVNTVRGSGFPEISLDDLAVELFDSSADRSRSVARSSEDTPADSASQRRGRSVSRHGPRIGGGGGDVRGGTGNNSAGGRAVSESKGNSSRRRSVSVARYQMSDSESDLDHTHNRSIVKSRNFVSGNNQTPLSRKSTDSNFRPALRRSLSQKDFKSHDGYSSQSSVLTDDEGRDAYSNKNGVEKTIRAVYSEKKAEHPAGNDVKSGLYEVMRKELRHAVEEIRTELEIANEKTKSAVSAPGDLCSNSKDVLQAVSSIRKNYSSKLEQSEKRKQDLLAEIVLEEQHSRELSKIVKELLPDPNNIVAADRSSRTRRRSNDRGRMSKRLTEEAERYIEDFISNVEDTDISSVDGERSDTSSSIGGITKHETYLSPAFSTPLPVTMDGVVLPWLQWETNNDATPIGCKNKNEPQGVIKVQDQSNQSVSSHGSWSPGIVDALSINMEDAGSKVGGYRSYECQSRLGGSNGSQFDMEEYLQLKKNDDLLFERLKQQRRISSGGLLLCNRMLF, from the exons ATGGCGACCTCGGCGTTCAAATCAACGACGAAGCGGACGCCGATCGGAGCGTCCAAGGCTCCGCCGGAAGACTCGGCTTCGTTTAATCGGAAGGCGTCTCACCGGCGCTCCCGCAGCCTGAGCTGCTTCTCGCGCGGGTTGCCGGAGCGGACACCCGCGGCTGACGATTACGATGATAATCGGGTTCCCAGCAGAGGGAGGTTCGTCAACACGGTCAGAGGCTCGGGATTCCCGGAGATCAGCCTCGACGACCTCGCCGTCGAGCTATTCGACTCCTCTGCTGACCGGAGCCGCTCGGTTGCGCGGAGCTCCGAAGATACTCCTGCTGACAGTGCCTCGCAGAGGCGTGGGAGGTCGGTGTCGAGGCACGGCCCGAGAattggtggtggcggtggtgatGTGAGGGGCGGTACTGGTAATAATTCAGCTGGAGGAAGGGCAGTTTCGGAAAGTAAGGGTAATTCAAGCCGAAGGCGATCGGTTTCGGTTGCCCGGTATCAGATGAGCGATTCTGAG AGTGATCTAGATCATACCCACAATCGCAGCATCGTTAAGTCGAGGAACTTCGTTAGTGGAAACAACCAGACACCCTTGTCCCGTAAGTCAACAGATTCAAATTTTAGACCAGCTTTGAGAAGATCTCTTAGCCAGAAAGATTTTAAGTCCCATGATGGTTACTCT AGCCAGTCTTCGGTCCTAACTGATGACGAGGGGAGGGATGCTTATTCCAACAAAAATGGGGTTGAGAAAACTATCCGAGCTGTATATTCAGAGAAGAAG GCAGAGCACCCTGCTGGTAATGATGTTAAAAGTGGACTTTATGAAGTAATGCGGAAAGAACTCAGACATGctgtggaagagatccggacaGAACTTGAAATT GCAAATGAGAAAACTAAATCTGCTGTTTCAGCACCTGGTGATTTATGTTCTAACAGTAAAGATGTACTTCAGGCTGTTTCTTCGATCAGGAAGAATTACTCCTCCAAATTGGAACAG TCAGAAAAACGAAAACAAGATTTATTAGCTGAAATAGTACTGGAGGAACAACATAGTAGGGAGCTCTCTAAGATTGTCAAAGAATTGCTTCCCGATCCAAATAACATTGTTGCTGCAGACAGATCATCAAGAACCAGAAGG AGGAGTAACGACAGAGGTAGGATGTCTAAGCGACTGACTGAGGAGGCGGAGAGATACATTGAGGACTTCATTTCAAATGTGGAAGACACAGATATATCATCAGTTGACGGAGAAAGGAGCGATACGAGTTCAAGTATAGGAGGAATAACAAAGCACGAAACTTATCTGAGTCCAGCTTTTTCCACTCCTCTTCCTGTCACAATGGATGGGGTTGTTCTACCTTGGTTGCAGTGGGAGACTAATAATGATGCTACGCCAATAGGATGCAAGAATAAGAACGAACCACAG GGAGTGATAAAAGTGCAAGATCAAAGTAATCAATCTGTTAGCAGCCATGGAAGCTGGAGCCCTGGAATAGTCGACGCCCTGTCAATTAACATGGAAGATGCAGGAAGTAAAGTTGGAGGATATAGAAGCTACGAGTGCCAGTCACGCCTTGGTGGGTCAAATGGTTCGCAGTTCGACATGGAAGAGTATCTCCAGCTCAAGAAAAATGACGATTTACTCTTCGAAAGGTTGAAGCAACAGCGGAGAATTAGTTCCGGCGGTCTCCTGCTATGTAACCGGATGCTTTTTTAG